A stretch of the Panthera uncia isolate 11264 chromosome E2 unlocalized genomic scaffold, Puncia_PCG_1.0 HiC_scaffold_20, whole genome shotgun sequence genome encodes the following:
- the SMPD3 gene encoding sphingomyelin phosphodiesterase 3 produces MVLYTAPFPNSCLSALHAVSWALIFPCYWLLDRLVASFIPIACQKRQRADDPCYLQLLCTVLFAPVYLALLVASLPFAFVGFLLWSPLQSARRPYIYSRLEDKGPAGGAALLSEWKGTGPGKSFCFATANLCLLPDSLARLNNVFNTQARAKEIGQRIRNGASRPQIKIYIDSPTNTSISAASFSSLVSPQGSDGVARAVPGSIKRTASVEYKGDSGHHSSDEAANGPASGDPAEGGSLEDACIVRIGGEDGGRPPEADDSASGGQARNGASGGSRGQTPNHSQRDGDSGSLGSPSASRESLVKARDVGSGEPGATNSKLPYKASGVKKAAARKRRHPDEAFDHEVSAFFPANLDFLCLQEVFDKRAAAKLKAQLHGYFEYILYDVGVYGCQGCCSFKCLNSGLFFASRYPIMDVAYHCYPNGRGSDGLASKGALFLKVQVGSTPQDQRIVGYISCTHLHALPEDSAIRCEQLDLLQDWLADFRKSTSSSSTANPEELVAFDVVCGDFNFDNCSSDDKLEQQHSLFTHYKDPCRLGPGEEKSWAIGTMLDTDNLYDEDVCTPDNLQKVLETEEGRREYLAFPTSKSPGAGQKGRKDLLKGNGRRIDYMLYAEEGLCPDWKAEVEEFSFITQLSGLTDHLPVAMRLMVSAGEEEA; encoded by the exons ATGGTTTTGTACACGGCCCCCTTTCCCAATAGCTGTCTGTCCGCCCTGCACGCCGTGTCCTGGGCCCTCATCTTCCCATGCTACTGGCTGCTGGACCGGCTCGTGGCCTCCTTCATACCCATTGCCTGCCAGAAGCGCCAGCGGGCAGATGACCCGTGCTACCTCCAGCTGCTTTGCACCGTGCTCTTCGCGCCCGTCTACCTGGCCCTCCTGGTCGCCTCGCTGCCCTTCGCCTTTGTTGGGTTCCTCCTCTGGTCCCCACTGCAGTCTGCCCGCCGACCCTACATCTACTCCCGGCTGGAGGACAAGGGCCCGGCCGGTGGGGCGGCCCTGCTCAGTGAATGGAAGGGTACAGGTCCTGGCAAAAGCTTCTGCTTCGCCACTGCcaacctctgcctcctccctgacTCGCTGGCCAGGCTCAACAATGTTTTTAACACCCAAGCACGAGCCAAAGAGATCGGGCAGAGAATCCGCAATGGGGCCAGCCGGCCCCAGATCAAAATCTACATCGATTCGCCCACCAACACCTCCATCAGCGCGGCCAGCTTTAGCAGCCTGGTGTCACCGCAGGGCAGTGATGGCGTGGCCCGGGCTGTCCCTGGGAGCATTAAGAGGACGGCCTCTGTGGAATACAAGGGTGACAGCGGGCATCACTCCAGTGACGAGGCTGCCAACGGCCCGGCTTCCGGGGACCCGGCCGAAGGCGGTAGCCTTGAGGACGCCTGCATTGTGCGCATCGGAGGCGAGGACGGGGGCCGGCCCCCTGAAGCTGATGACTCTGCCTCTGGGGGCCAGGCCAGGAACGGGGCCAGTGGGGGCTCGCGGGGCCAGACGCCCAACCACAGTCAGCGGGATGGGGACTCAGGGAGCCTGGGCAGCCCCTCGGCCTCCAGGGAGTCCCTGGTGAAGGCGCGGGACGTCGGCAGCGGGGAGCCAGGCGCCACCAACAGCAAGCTCCCCTACAAGGCCTCCGGGGTGAAGAAGGCTGCAGCGCGCAAGAGGCGCCACCCGGACGAGGCCTTTGACCACGAGGTCTCCGCTTTCTTCCCTGCCAACCTGGACTTCCTGTGCCTGCAGGAGGTGTTTGACAAGCGGGCAGCCGCCAAGTTGAAAGCCCAGCTGCACGGCTACTTCGAGTACATTCTGTACGACGTCGGGGTCTACGGCTGCCAAGGCTGCTGCAGCTTCAAGTGTCTCAACAGCGGCCTCTTCTTTGCCAGCCGCTACCCCATCATGGACGTGGCCTATCACTGTTACCCCAACGGGCGCGGCTCCGATGGCCTGGCCTCGAAAGGAGCGCTGTTTCTCAAG GTGCAGGTGGGAAGCACACCTCAGGACCAAAGAATCGTCGGGTACATCTCCTGCACACACCTGCATGCCCTGCCAG AGGACAGTGCCATCCGTTGTGAGCAGCTGGACCTGCTTCAGGACTGGCTGGCTGATTTCCGAAAATCTACCTCCTCGTCCAGCACAGCCAACCCCGAGGAGCTGGTGGCGTTTGATGTCGTCTGTGGAGATTTTAACTTTGACAACTGCTCCTCTG ATGACAAGCTGGAGCAACAGCACTCCCTGTTTACACACTACAAGGATCCCTGCCGCCTGGGGCCTGGAGAGGAGAAGTCCTGGGCCATCG GTACCATGCTGGACACAGACAACCTCTACGATGAGGACGTGTGCACCCCTGACAACCTGCAGAA GGTCTTGGAGACCGAGGAAGGCCGCAGGGAGTACCTGGCTTTCCCCACCAGCAAGAGCCCCGGGGCAGGCCAGAAGGGACGCAAGGACCTGCTGAAGGGCAACGGCAGACGCATCGACTACATGCTGTACGCAGAGGAGGGGCTGTGCCCGGACTGGAAGGCT GAGGTGGAAGAATTCAGTTTTATCACCCAGCTGTCTGGCCTGACCGACCATCTCCCAGTGGCCATGCGGCTAATGGTGtctgcaggggaggaggaggcataG